In Lineus longissimus chromosome 5, tnLinLong1.2, whole genome shotgun sequence, the genomic stretch ACAATTCAACTTCAAACGTACATGCAATCAACCAGCCGGAGTTTAGGACGTTCTCTCAGAGACAAGCATATTGTATGTTGGACATAAAACATTTACTGCACGACAATATGACCGACTTAGTAATACACGTAGTTCATTTCAGCCACTTAAAACCTACATAAGATAATTTACACTTGCGGCCGActgttcaacattttcaagatACTGAGTTCTCGTTTTTCAGAGCAAAGCCAATCCTGCAAGAAAGGCCCTGGGCAAATGTTTAGGCATTTATGAAAGACGTGCATTGCATCAAATTTCCATTTTAATGGCTGTACTTGCCATAGCGTATTTCGAAAACATTGAACCAATTAGAGTATGCAACAATCATCTCATATTTGGCATGTCAAACATGATGGTGTAGCTATACTGGGAGTGGGTGGTTTGATTTGAGTCGTATGTCCTCCAAAGCTTTTTGCTGCGCTCTCAAGAGCTCCTTCAGCTTGTAGACGCGTTCCTCCTGTGGACTTTGAATTCTACTAGACTCCTTTGCCTGTCTATCTTCGCGTTTCGGCGTCTTGTCCTTACCACTAGACTGCGTTTTGTCCTTAGCACTAGACTGTGTGTTGTCCCTACCGATATACCGCGTCTTGTCCTTACCAATATACCGTGTCTTGTCTTTGTCATTCGACTGCGTCTTGCCCTTACCAGCAGCGTGTGTTCTGTCTTTACTACCAGACTGTGTCTTCTCCTTCCTACCAGACTGCTGGGTCTCTTTTTCACCAGGCCGCTGCTTCCCCGAATCAACAACGTGACTAGACGACGATGAATGAGATTTTATGAACTGTAAACTTTCGAAGATGTTCCTCTCCGAACTAGGAGTGGAATCACCCCCTGACTCGGACTTAAAGTCATACATATCAGGCACCCGAGAATAAAGCTTAGGTGGTCTTTTCTTGCCGACCCGCCCCTCCTTAATGTTAGTTTTCTTATACTCCTTGTCACGCTTATGTTTCTTTTTTGACTTATGTTCCCTTTCCCTTCTTTGCGATTTATGGTCTGAATAAGGCTTTCGCGATTTATGAGCAGAATCTTTTTTTCGCGATTTAACGTCAAAGTCTACTTTTCGCGATTTTTCTTCTAAATCGGTTTTTGGCGGTTTGTAATCCGGGTCCGCCATTCGCGATTTATTTTCAAGATTCGCTTTGTCTGATTTCTGACGGTGATCGTACTTCCTATCGTGGACCGTTTTCCTGACTTTGTGTCCCAATTCCAATGCTCTCGACTTATGTTCAAAGTCAATCGCTTTGTCAGAGCCCTGGGTACCACTGTTCGACCTTTTCAGTGAACTCCCCCTGGAGCCAGATCGTTTCCGCTTCTTGCCTTTCTTACTCTTTATCTTATCTCCAACATGAAAGGATTCTACAGAAGAGCAACCAGTGGTATCCTTCCTGCTGCGCTTACTGCTATCTTTGCCAGAAATCAGCAAACTGTCCAAAATGTCTTTAGAAAGTTCCACATTTTCCTCGGCAGGTTTTTCACCAAAGAACGCCTGTTCGAATCGTTTGATAGCATTGATAAGAGCCCGGACTCTGGATTCGTCGTACGATTCACAGGTTTGACAGGCATGGTGTCCACAGCCCTTAGATTTCTTACGCATTCTTACCGGTCTGCCTTTTTCATCAAGGGCAGCCTCCTTTGAGGGCCCCGGACTACCATCTTCGGAGTCCGATGAATCCGGATCCGTGATAATCATACCAAGCTTAGATTTCCCCATATTTCTCCACGGTTTGCGACGGATATTTACACTAGCCCTACCCTTAAGATAACCACTGACGTCCCTTAAATTAACAGAGCTGTCTTTCACCCCAAATGAAGCCAAGTTTATTTCTGACCCCGCACTGCAGCTGTCATTGAAACACTTAGTGCCTTCCCTCTCACTATCTGAACAGGATATTCGATCCTCATCGAACTCCTGAATGCCTTGGTCACTTGTGTAATACAACTCGTTGTTTGTACTCTCAATGATGTCTTTATAAAAGTCAATATCGCTGTCCTTGATAGGTTCGTCACCCTCAGTAACTATCTCGATTGTTGCAGTTTCCTTACGAACTTCATCAATACATTCAGTGACAAGAGTCTCACACTCAGTGACAGAAGTCTCTCCCACAATTTCTACAGCATGTCTGAGTGCAGTTTCAATAAGAGCTTCCTCCAGACATTCGGTATCATCCCTCGTATCCACGGCTGAAGCGTCGGTTTCCTTTTGACTTTCTCTTACCTCGGTCTCCAACTGATGACATTCGCTCGAACCAATCTGCACCACATCCGCACTTACGTTTTCGTTTTCCAATGCACACTGGCCTATATCTTCCGCCTCTTCACTTGAAATGTCGATGTCGTTCCCCTCTTGAATTCCACTTCCCCTTTCACTATCAACAACCTCTTGTCCTGCACTTTCGTTTTCCTCCACAACCTCGTTAACATCATTTACTTCAcgaatttcattgttttcattgttaCAGGCGCCCGCTTTTAGTCCGTCACATTCACCAACCAACTCGGGTGACCTTGACTCTTCAGCCTTATCAGAGTCACTTTCAGATTTAGTGTCGTCTGCAGCAGTAGTTTCACACACAACCTCAGCTGCGGGGCTGTGTGGGATCTCTATGTCAAGGGCGACATAGTCGTTTTCTAAGTTACAAATTTGCGGCACACAAATGTCAGTATCAACAGAGTTCTCCTGTTCTATTGTTTGCTCTAACGGACCGTTCGATGCGCCCTCTGGTTGGTCCTCTTCTTTAAAACTAGGCTCAGAAATAGGGACGGCTGCACTGTCTTCCTCCACGGTTTCGAAAGCACCGCAGTCGGCAACGAGATCTAATTCAGTAAATGTTTGGACAGTTATATGATCACTGTCCTTGTCATTAATGTCAGCGGTCACTAAAACAGTATTAGCAGTTTCAGTAACAGCACCTATTGGCACAGCGGACTGCACATGTTCGTTGCTATCGCTCAGCACAGCCGGTATGCTATTCTCCAGTGTTACTGTGGAACAGTTCTCCTCTGCGCCAACAACACCATTCACAGTATTTCTTAGTAGCTCGCCTATGCTATCAGTACACGGTAAAACGTTTTGATTTGCTATATCTACAGTCGTACATTCACCACTATGCACGGGCTTACCTTCTGGACGTGTACACGCAGGAACAGGACCAACCGTTCTCGGTTCAGTTCCGATCAATCCTTTGAGTAATTCTATAGCCTCCGAGCCGGGAACACTGTTTACAGCACAATCACTCTGAATTTCATCCACGCTGGGTTCGTCGTTAAAGCTTTTTGGTGGTTCCTTGGCGGTAAGATGGCCTCCATTTGCAAAAGATTCGATTCCGCTGCAGCCGACAGTGGCGACACACTCCTCCATGGTATTTCCAACGAACTGTTCAGCGCCAACCGAACTCTTGCCAACGATATTCTGCTTAGCATATGTTAATGTCCCACTCTTATCAGAGACGCGTTCCTTGTCCAATCGATTGAGATAGTGTACATACGGGTCGTTGTCCAGTCGAGTTGATCGCCTGGGCATTATTGTGAGCTTCGTGCCCCAACACAGTTCTGCGAGCTTCCTGGTTTTTCGCGGTCTCTTGCCTATTGACGTGGCTTGCCTATCGGCCATACCACGCGCACATACTCTGAATCGATTATTTTTCCTGTG encodes the following:
- the LOC135487747 gene encoding uncharacterized protein LOC135487747, which gives rise to MGNEGSKREMLLGNEGPPLKIESVYSLAGQKNDFCANSDYHMVSTLQNDDSQPLDFTKSSKLLREADRKFRYETSDEDTTAANQNALAAIRVEFGSSNDEKQATTTQLFTSPRHLHQAPAAKTWTGITEDATSRPKSEPVVPTDKQVDRDFGGHQASNVVSPCHEVSDNRPSDSGTGLLYVSKICRPWVDECDEDEVSPNTFSIICGDFNDSDDEEARVLTPLVKPRRETACNMNRRSDEQQQFRLPSVSEMAGPDFASTQSNGKKGHDLPSMGSGDEAKEKVKKQLAKILSGHRVAFPMRKTSTGSEDSGVDMEGAKGDDHEKYGEPEDNLVIDFPNGEYLKPGKYAEIFPTHTNIDTNSSVKEMPTNQLYGLGTNNDKDLNRGFANSDTLERTQNSSLKNHMLSHPHHLGNSEIEKSSKCEQNSCGNVFKSGECTTPKTENRTTVDIDKESGRLAVEQQLVKSTHAFKVDIQGKYSRQSVPRRPMSPLKRRWIRQHMAQNKRNSFESNRRRGSADGNRSRDGARSPYRAYYSERERGQRSLGNSVGETRIGIISALNELYQTGTEKEWDSKSQIDEKPSRDQEFVYSGVSSDGSGHYTMCNEMQPTMETIPLTANTQQIHQYPINEDNSSAPKRFNFDCPLPGNESNVRKINSGKYRDGKHINIRGYYRSLPNSMPMKCPAVCPHNQCSHSDSTELLQHSVSCASTHRKNNRFRVCARGMADRQATSIGKRPRKTRKLAELCWGTKLTIMPRRSTRLDNDPYVHYLNRLDKERVSDKSGTLTYAKQNIVGKSSVGAEQFVGNTMEECVATVGCSGIESFANGGHLTAKEPPKSFNDEPSVDEIQSDCAVNSVPGSEAIELLKGLIGTEPRTVGPVPACTRPEGKPVHSGECTTVDIANQNVLPCTDSIGELLRNTVNGVVGAEENCSTVTLENSIPAVLSDSNEHVQSAVPIGAVTETANTVLVTADINDKDSDHITVQTFTELDLVADCGAFETVEEDSAAVPISEPSFKEEDQPEGASNGPLEQTIEQENSVDTDICVPQICNLENDYVALDIEIPHSPAAEVVCETTAADDTKSESDSDKAEESRSPELVGECDGLKAGACNNENNEIREVNDVNEVVEENESAGQEVVDSERGSGIQEGNDIDISSEEAEDIGQCALENENVSADVVQIGSSECHQLETEVRESQKETDASAVDTRDDTECLEEALIETALRHAVEIVGETSVTECETLVTECIDEVRKETATIEIVTEGDEPIKDSDIDFYKDIIESTNNELYYTSDQGIQEFDEDRISCSDSEREGTKCFNDSCSAGSEINLASFGVKDSSVNLRDVSGYLKGRASVNIRRKPWRNMGKSKLGMIITDPDSSDSEDGSPGPSKEAALDEKGRPVRMRKKSKGCGHHACQTCESYDESRVRALINAIKRFEQAFFGEKPAEENVELSKDILDSLLISGKDSSKRSRKDTTGCSSVESFHVGDKIKSKKGKKRKRSGSRGSSLKRSNSGTQGSDKAIDFEHKSRALELGHKVRKTVHDRKYDHRQKSDKANLENKSRMADPDYKPPKTDLEEKSRKVDFDVKSRKKDSAHKSRKPYSDHKSQRREREHKSKKKHKRDKEYKKTNIKEGRVGKKRPPKLYSRVPDMYDFKSESGGDSTPSSERNIFESLQFIKSHSSSSSHVVDSGKQRPGEKETQQSGRKEKTQSGSKDRTHAAGKGKTQSNDKDKTRYIGKDKTRYIGRDNTQSSAKDKTQSSGKDKTPKREDRQAKESSRIQSPQEERVYKLKELLRAQQKALEDIRLKSNHPLPV